From one Montipora capricornis isolate CH-2021 chromosome 10, ASM3666992v2, whole genome shotgun sequence genomic stretch:
- the LOC138018605 gene encoding RNA-binding motif protein, X chromosome-like isoform X2, producing the protein MTGGFTGRKLFVGGLPPKVDEKALRDVFSRFWHIEEAIIVTDRETHKSRGFGYVTFTNEEDAKEAMSSMAGERGKKFFNHEMTLEYAKDKDSTAPRGGGRGGRGGFRGGFSDRGRGPPSRGPPFRGPPPGPQRGPPSRPRDGPPSYRGREAMPPPSRGPPRGPPGEPRRGPPPTDNRYDDSHYGPPPERWYPSRDYDRGGYSERERERPPSYSNDHYSSRYPPQERSASSGGSGYSGSDRGYGPPMDRGYASSDRYGGADRSYSSDRGYGDRYGGASAGGGSTADDRYAQDRGSYGSERQERGGYDSGSSSGYGTSDRGYGAPERGYGPPPDRGYGPPPERSRAAGYGPPSDRAYSTGSYSSGGRDW; encoded by the exons ATGACTGGCGGGTTTACGGGACGGAAACTTTTTGTTGGAGGTCTTCCCCCTAAGGTGGACGAAAAAGCCTTGCGAGATGTGTTTTCCCGTTTCTGGCATATTGAAGAAG cgaTAATTGTTACAGACCGAGAGACCCACAAGAGTCGTGGTTTTGGTTATGTGACTTTTACGAATGAAGAGGATGCTAAAGAGGCAATGTCATCCATGGCAGGTGAACGTGGGAAG AAATTCTTCAATCATGAGATGACACTGGAGTATGCCAAGGACAAAGATTCCACTGCCCCAAGGGGTGGAGGCAGAGGAGGGAGGGGTGGTTTCCGAGGAGGCTTCTCAGATAGAGGTCGTGGTCCACCTTCTCGCGGACCACCATTCAGGGGACCACCCCCTGGACCTCAGCGTGGTCCTCCAAGCAG ACCACGAGATGGACCCCCTTCCTACCGCGGCAGGGAAGCAATGCCTCCTCCAAGTCGAGGTCCACCTCGAGGTCCACCTGGAGAACCACGAAGAGGGCCGCCGCCAACTGACAACAG GTATGATGACAGCCACTATGGTCCACCCCCTGAACGTTGGTATCCATCAAGGGACTATGACCGTGGCGGCTACAGTGAACGGGAACGGGAAAGACCACCAAGTTATAGCAATGATCATTACAGCAGCAG GTATCCTCCCCAGGAGCGTAGTGCAAGCAGTGGAGGTAGTGGCTATTCAGGTAGTGACCGAGGGTACGGCCCACCCATGGACCGAGGCTATGCATCCTCTGATCGCTATGGCGGTGCTGACAGAAGTTATTCATCTGACCGTGGATATGGGGACAG GTACGGAGGTGCATCAGCAGGGGGAGGCAGTACTGCTGATGATCGGTATGCTCAGGACCGAGGAAGCTATGGTAGTGAGCGCCAAGAGCGCGGAGGATACGATTCTGGTAGCAGCAGTGGTTATGGCACCAGTGATCGAGGCTATGGGGCACCCGAGCGAGGCTATGGACCCCCGCCTGATCGAGGCTATGGCCCCCCTCCGGAGCGTTCGAGGGCTGCAGGATATGGACCCCCCTCCGATAGGGCATACTCAACGGGGTCTTACTCTTCTGGAG GCCGTGATTGGTGA
- the LOC138018605 gene encoding RNA-binding motif protein, X chromosome-like isoform X1, translating into MTGGFTGRKLFVGGLPPKVDEKALRDVFSRFWHIEEAIIVTDRETHKSRGFGYVTFTNEEDAKEAMSSMAGERGKKFFNHEMTLEYAKDKDSTAPRGGGRGGRGGFRGGFSDRGRGPPSRGPPFRGPPPGPQRGPPSRPRDGPPSYRGREAMPPPSRGPPRGPPGEPRRGPPPTDNRYDDSHYGPPPERWYPSRDYDRGGYSERERERPPSYSNDHYSSRYPPQERSASSGGSGYSGSDRGYGPPMDRGYASSDRYGGADRSYSSDRGYGDSRYGGASAGGGSTADDRYAQDRGSYGSERQERGGYDSGSSSGYGTSDRGYGAPERGYGPPPDRGYGPPPERSRAAGYGPPSDRAYSTGSYSSGGRDW; encoded by the exons ATGACTGGCGGGTTTACGGGACGGAAACTTTTTGTTGGAGGTCTTCCCCCTAAGGTGGACGAAAAAGCCTTGCGAGATGTGTTTTCCCGTTTCTGGCATATTGAAGAAG cgaTAATTGTTACAGACCGAGAGACCCACAAGAGTCGTGGTTTTGGTTATGTGACTTTTACGAATGAAGAGGATGCTAAAGAGGCAATGTCATCCATGGCAGGTGAACGTGGGAAG AAATTCTTCAATCATGAGATGACACTGGAGTATGCCAAGGACAAAGATTCCACTGCCCCAAGGGGTGGAGGCAGAGGAGGGAGGGGTGGTTTCCGAGGAGGCTTCTCAGATAGAGGTCGTGGTCCACCTTCTCGCGGACCACCATTCAGGGGACCACCCCCTGGACCTCAGCGTGGTCCTCCAAGCAG ACCACGAGATGGACCCCCTTCCTACCGCGGCAGGGAAGCAATGCCTCCTCCAAGTCGAGGTCCACCTCGAGGTCCACCTGGAGAACCACGAAGAGGGCCGCCGCCAACTGACAACAG GTATGATGACAGCCACTATGGTCCACCCCCTGAACGTTGGTATCCATCAAGGGACTATGACCGTGGCGGCTACAGTGAACGGGAACGGGAAAGACCACCAAGTTATAGCAATGATCATTACAGCAGCAG GTATCCTCCCCAGGAGCGTAGTGCAAGCAGTGGAGGTAGTGGCTATTCAGGTAGTGACCGAGGGTACGGCCCACCCATGGACCGAGGCTATGCATCCTCTGATCGCTATGGCGGTGCTGACAGAAGTTATTCATCTGACCGTGGATATGGGGACAG CAGGTACGGAGGTGCATCAGCAGGGGGAGGCAGTACTGCTGATGATCGGTATGCTCAGGACCGAGGAAGCTATGGTAGTGAGCGCCAAGAGCGCGGAGGATACGATTCTGGTAGCAGCAGTGGTTATGGCACCAGTGATCGAGGCTATGGGGCACCCGAGCGAGGCTATGGACCCCCGCCTGATCGAGGCTATGGCCCCCCTCCGGAGCGTTCGAGGGCTGCAGGATATGGACCCCCCTCCGATAGGGCATACTCAACGGGGTCTTACTCTTCTGGAG GCCGTGATTGGTGA